A genomic stretch from Theobroma cacao cultivar B97-61/B2 chromosome 4, Criollo_cocoa_genome_V2, whole genome shotgun sequence includes:
- the LOC108661597 gene encoding uncharacterized protein LOC108661597, whose product MEKICKALGCSSVRSVELAAFQLEDVAQEWYNSLCRGRPMDAAPLAWSEFSTTFLDRFLSLSVRNARARKFETLVQTSSMTVSDYDIKFTQLARYAPYLVSIEEMKIQRFMDGLVEPLFRAVASRDFTTYSTVVDCTQRIKMRTSESRAARDRAKRTKTEGYQGRRNFSGGRTFNSRRQQDSRRSSQVTHLCDTCGRRHNGRCFLTTRTCFECDQPGHIRRDCQMAHQSPDSTRGSTQPISFASFVAAPSGRVASGSRGRGAGTSFQGSPSRSESQSSTGRGQAKVFALTQQ is encoded by the exons ATGGAAAAGATTTGTAAAGCTTTAGGATGTTCTAGTGTTCGGTCAGTTGAGCTAGCTGCCTTCCAATTAGAGGATGTGGCGCAGGAGTGGTATAACTCTTTGTGTAGAGGCAGACCGATGGATGCAGCACCGTTGGCTTGGAGTGAGTTCAGTACAACTTTTTTGGATCGATTTCTATCACTTAGTGTTCGTAATGCTAGAGCTAGAAAGTTCGAGACTTTAGTACAGACTTCGAGTATGACGGTGTCCGATTATGACATCAAGTTCACGCAGCTGGCTCGCTATGCACCCTATCTCGTTTCTAttgaggagatgaagattcagaggtttATGGATGGGCTAGTGGAGCCATTATTTAGGGCTGTGGCATCCCGAGATTTTACTACCTATTCTACAGTAGTGGATTGTACTCAACGCATTAAGATGAGGACCAGTGAGAGTAGGGCTGCGAGAGATAGAGCAAAAAGGACCAAAACAGAGGGTTATCAAGGCCGTAGAAATTTTAGCGGTGGG AGAACTTTCAATTCTAGGAGGCAACAAGATTCTAGACGAAGTAGTCAAGTCACCCACCTTTGTGATACTTGTGGGAGACGACATAATGGACGATGCTTCCTTACTACAAGAACTTGTTTTGAGTGCGATCAACCTGGGCATATTAGGAGGGATTGTCAGATGGCACATCAATCACCAGATTCTACTCGTGGTTCTACCCAACCAATTTCATTTGCTTCTTTTGTTGCTGCTCCATCGGGTCGAGTGGCTAGTGGATCAAGGGGTAGAGGTGCTGGTACTTCTTTTCAAGGTAGCCCATCTAGGTCCGAAAGTCAGAGTTCTACCGGTAGGGGCCAAGCAaaggtgtttgctttaacacaACAATAG
- the LOC108661598 gene encoding glycine-rich cell wall structural protein 1.8-like, with translation MHGAITKESISTRLADEKSGGGGGFLKYHGKKGQMGLGGGGAYIGHGGGGGNGNGGHGGTGNGGGSGGPGGSGGPGGNGGGCGGPGGNGGGGGGGQLTGIGGGRQGLAHSIVLLRSEISGSEKVEAGKFSKKMTKTEAKIS, from the coding sequence ATGCATGGAGCCATAACCAAAGAGAGTATTTCAACACGCCTCGCTGATGAAAAATCTGGTGGTGGCGGAGGATTCTTGAAGTACCACGGAAAGAAAGGCCAAATGGGGTTAGGAGGTGGAGGTGCATACATTGGCCATGGTGGAGGTGGTGGCAATGGAAATGGCGGCCATGGGGGGACTGGAAATGGTGGTGGCAGCGGTGGCCCTGGCGGTAGTGGTGGTCCTGGTGGCAATGGTGGTGGCTGTGGTGGCCCTGGCGGtaatggtggtggtggtggtggtgggcAGTTAACGGGTATAGGTGGAGGTAGACAAGGGTTGGCGCATTCAATTGTTTTGCTTCGGTCAGAAATTTCAGGTTCTGAAAAGGTTGAGGCAGGAAAATTCAGTAAGAAAATGACCAAGACTGAGGCAAAGATTTCTTGA
- the LOC18601913 gene encoding protein TonB yields the protein MVPHTHQKNPHQSLLVIFLILSISFLIPIIASTKKLEEIVPVVVPQAPTTEIKCGTCPCVNPCGQQSLPPPPPPPPSPPPPPRFTYCNPVPMTPPPPRFYYVTGVPGQLYTADADDRWTFFSSAGRDDIGILLLSFGFGLLGLLTIW from the coding sequence ATGGTGCCCCATACACATCAAAAGAATCCTCATCAATCACTGCTTGTAATCTTCCtaattctttcaatttcatttctaattCCAATCATTGCATCAACCAAGAAGCTCGAAGAAATAGTACCAGTAGTAGTGCCCCAAGCACCAACTACTGAAATCAAGTGTGGAACATGTCCCTGTGTGAATCCATGCGGCCAGCAGTCACTGCCACCGcctccaccaccaccaccatctCCTCCTCCTCCGCCAAGGTTCACCTATTGTAATCCAGTTCCGATGACTCCGCCGCCCCCAAGATTCTATTACGTGACTGGTGTGCCCGGTCAGTTGTACACAGCTGATGCAGATGATAGATGGACATTTTTCTCCAGTGCTGGACGGGATGATATTGGGATTTTGTTGCTTTCCTTTGGATTTGGGTTGTTGGGCCTCTTGACAATCTGGTAG